Proteins encoded within one genomic window of Rossellomorea vietnamensis:
- the tuf gene encoding elongation factor Tu, whose translation MGKEKFDRSKQHANIGTIGHVDHGKTTLTAAITTTLHKKYGRGTAMAYDQIDGAPEERERGITISTAHVEYETDTRHYAHVDCPGHADYVKNMITGAAQMDGGILVVSAADGPMPQTREHILLSRQVGVPYLVVFMNKCDMVDDEELLELVEMEVRDLLSEYDFPGDDVPVIKGSALKALEGDAEWEAKIFELMEAVDSYIPTPERDTDKPFMMPVEDVFSITGRGTVATGRVERGQVKVGDTIDIIGLSEEPKSTTVTGVEMFRKLLDYAEAGDNIGALLRGVAREDIQRGQVLAKPGTITPHTKFKAEVYVLSKEEGGRHTPFFTNYRPQFYFRTTDVTGICNLPEGVEMVMPGDNIEMTVELIAPIAIEEGTKFSIREGGRTVGAGVVATITE comes from the coding sequence ATGGGTAAGGAAAAATTTGATCGTTCCAAGCAACATGCGAATATCGGTACAATCGGTCACGTTGACCATGGTAAAACAACTCTAACAGCTGCAATCACAACTACACTTCACAAGAAGTATGGTCGTGGAACTGCAATGGCATATGACCAAATCGACGGTGCTCCAGAAGAAAGAGAACGTGGAATCACAATCTCTACTGCGCACGTTGAGTACGAAACTGATACTCGTCACTATGCACACGTTGACTGCCCAGGACATGCTGACTATGTTAAGAACATGATCACTGGTGCTGCACAAATGGATGGTGGGATCCTAGTAGTATCTGCTGCTGACGGCCCAATGCCACAAACTCGTGAGCACATCCTTCTTTCTCGTCAAGTAGGTGTTCCATACCTAGTTGTATTCATGAACAAATGTGACATGGTAGACGACGAAGAACTACTTGAATTAGTAGAAATGGAAGTTCGTGACCTTCTTTCTGAGTACGATTTCCCTGGCGATGACGTACCAGTAATCAAAGGTTCTGCTCTTAAAGCTCTTGAAGGAGATGCTGAGTGGGAAGCGAAAATCTTCGAACTTATGGAAGCTGTAGATAGCTACATCCCAACTCCAGAGCGTGACACTGACAAGCCATTCATGATGCCTGTTGAGGACGTATTCTCAATCACAGGTCGTGGAACAGTTGCTACTGGTCGTGTTGAGCGTGGACAAGTTAAAGTTGGAGACACTATCGACATCATCGGTCTTTCTGAAGAGCCTAAATCTACAACTGTAACAGGTGTAGAAATGTTCCGTAAGCTTCTTGACTATGCTGAAGCTGGAGACAACATCGGTGCACTACTTCGTGGTGTAGCTCGTGAAGATATCCAACGTGGACAAGTACTTGCTAAGCCAGGTACAATCACTCCACACACAAAGTTCAAAGCAGAAGTTTATGTTCTTTCTAAAGAAGAAGGTGGACGTCACACTCCATTCTTCACTAACTACCGCCCACAGTTCTACTTCCGTACAACTGACGTAACTGGTATCTGTAACCTTCCTGAAGGTGTAGAAATGGTTATGCCTGGCGATAACATCGAAATGACTGTTGAGCTTATCGCTCCAATCGCTATCGAAGAAGGTACTAAGTTCTCTATCCGTGAGGGTGGACGTACTGTAGGTGCTGGAGTAGTAGCTACAATCACTGAGTAA
- the rpoC gene encoding DNA-directed RNA polymerase subunit beta' — translation MLDVNNFEYMKIGLASPDKIRSWSFGEVKKPETINYRTLKPEKDGLFCERIFGPTKDWECHCGKYKRVRYKGVVCDRCGVEVTKAKVRRERMGHIELAAPVSHIWYFKGIPSRMGLVLDMSPRALEEVIYFASYVVTEPGDTALERKQLLSEKEYRAYREKYGVKFQAAMGAEAIKKLLQDIDLDKEADFLKEELKTAQGQRRTRAIKRLEVVESFRNSGNDPDWMILDVLPVIPPELRPMVQLDGGRFATSDLNDLYRRVINRNNRLKRLLDLGAPSIIVQNEKRMLQEAVDALIDNGRRGRPVTGPGNRPLKSLSHMLKGKQGRFRQNLLGKRVDYSGRSVIVVGPNLKMYQCGLPKEMALELFKPFVMKELVEKGLAHNIKSAKRKIERVQPEVWDVLEGVIKEHPVLLNRAPTLHRLGIQAFEPTLVEGRAIRLHPLVCTAYNADFDGDQMAVHVPLSSEAQAEARMLMLAAQNILNPKDGKPVVTPSQDMVLGNYYLTLERENAVGEGMIFNDASEVILAYQNGYVHLHTRIAIHASTINNKTFTEKQNKQLLLTTVGKVIFNEILPDTFPFINEPTRTNLEVATPENYFVDPSTDVKEVFQSRELINPFKKGFLGNIIAEVFKKFAITETSRMLDKMKDLGFKYSTKAGITVGIADIVVLAEKEEILIEAQSKVDNVLKQFKRGLITEDERYDRVISIWSAAKDTIQGKLMATLDKRNPIFMMSDSGARGNASNFTQLAGMRGLMANPAGRIIELPIKSSFREGLTVLEYFISTHGARKGLADTALKTADSGYLTRRLVDVAQDVIVREEDCGTDRGLLVGSIKEGTEIIEPLEERLLGRYSRKTLRHPETDEIIITENQLITEDLAKTIIDAGVEHVSIRSAFTCNTRHGVCEKCYGTNLATGQKVEVGEAVGIIAAQSIGEPGTQLTMRTFHTGGVAGDDITQGLPRIQEIFEARNPKGQAVISEIDGVITSISEGKDRQYEITVQGDVETRSYTAPYTARLKFAVNDKVARGQEITEGSIDPKELLKVRDVSAVQEYLLREVQKVYRMQGVEIGDKHVEVMVRQMLRKVRVIDAGESEVLPGTLMDIHQFRDANEKALFGGKLPATGRPVLLGITKASLETDSFLSAASFQETTRVLTDAAIKGKRDELLGLKENVIIGKLVPAGTGMQRYRKAEPVLAEDTSEETVTVE, via the coding sequence TTGCTAGATGTAAATAATTTTGAGTATATGAAAATTGGTTTAGCTTCCCCCGATAAGATCCGTTCATGGTCTTTCGGGGAAGTTAAAAAGCCCGAGACGATTAACTATCGTACGTTAAAACCAGAAAAAGACGGTTTGTTCTGTGAACGTATTTTCGGTCCTACGAAGGACTGGGAATGTCACTGTGGTAAATACAAGCGTGTCCGTTATAAAGGCGTCGTTTGTGACCGCTGTGGTGTCGAAGTAACAAAGGCAAAAGTTCGTCGTGAACGTATGGGTCACATTGAACTTGCCGCACCTGTTTCTCACATCTGGTACTTCAAAGGAATCCCAAGCCGTATGGGTCTTGTTTTAGACATGTCCCCGCGTGCTTTGGAAGAAGTCATCTATTTCGCTTCCTATGTTGTAACAGAACCGGGTGACACGGCTCTTGAAAGAAAGCAACTTCTTTCTGAAAAAGAATACCGTGCATACCGTGAGAAGTACGGAGTGAAATTCCAAGCTGCAATGGGAGCTGAAGCCATTAAAAAGCTTCTGCAGGACATTGACCTGGATAAAGAAGCTGATTTCTTGAAAGAAGAACTGAAAACAGCTCAAGGTCAACGCCGTACCCGTGCAATCAAACGATTGGAAGTAGTGGAATCTTTCAGAAACTCAGGAAATGATCCGGACTGGATGATTCTTGATGTCCTTCCTGTCATTCCTCCAGAGCTTCGCCCGATGGTTCAACTTGACGGTGGACGCTTTGCGACTTCTGACCTGAATGATTTATACCGTCGTGTTATTAACCGTAATAACCGTCTTAAGCGTTTATTGGACCTTGGTGCCCCAAGCATCATCGTTCAAAATGAGAAGCGTATGCTACAAGAAGCGGTTGATGCTTTAATTGATAATGGTCGTCGCGGCCGTCCAGTTACTGGACCGGGTAACCGTCCGTTAAAATCCCTTTCACATATGCTTAAAGGGAAGCAAGGTCGTTTCCGTCAGAACCTTCTTGGTAAACGTGTTGACTACTCCGGCCGTTCTGTAATCGTTGTTGGACCTAACCTTAAGATGTACCAATGTGGTCTTCCTAAGGAAATGGCTCTTGAGTTATTCAAACCATTCGTTATGAAAGAACTCGTTGAAAAAGGATTGGCCCACAACATCAAGAGTGCCAAGCGCAAGATTGAACGCGTCCAGCCGGAAGTATGGGATGTATTAGAAGGCGTCATCAAAGAACATCCGGTACTGTTAAACCGTGCACCTACACTTCACAGACTTGGTATTCAAGCATTTGAACCAACGCTTGTCGAAGGTAGAGCGATCCGTCTTCACCCACTTGTATGTACAGCATACAACGCGGATTTTGATGGTGACCAAATGGCGGTTCACGTACCACTATCTTCTGAAGCACAAGCTGAAGCGCGCATGCTCATGCTTGCTGCCCAAAACATCCTAAATCCGAAAGACGGTAAACCGGTTGTTACACCGTCCCAGGATATGGTATTAGGAAACTATTACCTGACACTTGAACGTGAAAATGCTGTTGGTGAAGGTATGATCTTCAATGATGCAAGTGAAGTCATCCTTGCATATCAAAATGGTTATGTACACTTGCATACCCGTATTGCGATCCATGCAAGCACCATCAACAACAAAACGTTCACCGAGAAGCAAAACAAACAATTATTATTAACAACGGTAGGTAAAGTCATCTTCAACGAGATCTTACCTGATACATTCCCGTTCATCAACGAACCAACAAGAACGAACTTGGAAGTTGCGACTCCTGAGAACTACTTTGTTGATCCGTCAACGGACGTGAAAGAAGTATTCCAAAGCCGTGAGTTAATCAACCCGTTCAAAAAAGGTTTCTTAGGGAATATCATCGCGGAAGTGTTCAAGAAGTTCGCCATCACGGAAACGTCTCGTATGCTTGATAAGATGAAGGACCTTGGATTCAAATATTCTACAAAAGCCGGTATTACGGTTGGTATCGCAGATATCGTCGTACTAGCGGAAAAAGAAGAAATCTTGATCGAAGCGCAAAGTAAAGTAGACAACGTCTTGAAGCAATTCAAACGCGGTCTCATTACAGAAGATGAAAGATATGATCGTGTCATCTCCATCTGGAGTGCTGCGAAAGATACGATTCAAGGTAAGTTAATGGCGACATTGGATAAACGCAACCCGATCTTCATGATGAGTGACTCAGGTGCCCGTGGTAACGCATCAAACTTCACTCAGCTTGCCGGTATGCGTGGACTGATGGCCAACCCGGCTGGACGTATCATCGAGTTACCGATCAAATCAAGTTTCCGTGAAGGTCTGACGGTTCTTGAGTACTTCATCTCTACCCATGGTGCCCGTAAAGGTCTTGCCGATACAGCACTGAAAACAGCTGACTCAGGTTACCTGACACGTCGACTTGTTGACGTTGCACAGGACGTTATCGTTCGTGAGGAAGACTGTGGAACGGACAGAGGCTTACTTGTAGGCTCCATTAAAGAGGGTACGGAAATCATCGAACCTCTTGAAGAACGTTTACTCGGTCGTTATTCCCGTAAGACATTACGTCACCCTGAAACAGATGAAATCATCATCACAGAAAACCAGCTGATCACAGAAGACTTGGCTAAGACGATCATTGACGCTGGAGTCGAACATGTTTCGATCCGTTCTGCCTTCACGTGTAACACAAGACACGGTGTATGTGAAAAATGTTACGGAACGAACCTTGCGACAGGTCAAAAAGTCGAAGTCGGGGAAGCTGTCGGTATCATCGCTGCTCAATCCATCGGGGAACCGGGTACTCAGTTAACGATGCGTACGTTCCATACAGGTGGGGTAGCAGGAGACGATATCACCCAAGGTTTACCGCGTATCCAAGAGATCTTCGAAGCGCGTAACCCTAAAGGTCAAGCTGTCATCTCTGAAATCGATGGTGTGATCACATCCATAAGTGAAGGAAAAGATCGTCAGTACGAAATTACCGTACAAGGTGATGTGGAAACGAGAAGTTACACAGCTCCTTACACAGCGCGCTTGAAGTTCGCTGTAAACGATAAAGTCGCACGCGGTCAGGAAATCACTGAAGGTTCGATCGATCCGAAAGAACTTCTTAAAGTCCGTGATGTGTCTGCCGTTCAAGAATACCTACTGCGCGAAGTACAAAAAGTATATCGTATGCAAGGGGTTGAAATCGGCGACAAACACGTTGAAGTCATGGTCCGTCAAATGTTACGTAAAGTCCGCGTCATCGATGCCGGTGAATCTGAAGTACTTCCAGGTACTCTTATGGATATCCACCAATTCAGAGATGCGAACGAAAAAGCATTGTTCGGCGGTAAGCTTCCGGCAACAGGACGTCCTGTACTGCTTGGGATCACCAAGGCTTCACTTGAAACAGATTCCTTCTTATCCGCAGCATCATTCCAGGAAACAACTCGTGTGTTAACGGACGCTGCGATCAAAGGAAAACGTGATGAGTTACTAGGATTGAAAGAAAATGTTATCATCGGTAAACTGGTTCCAGCAGGAACAGGTATGCAACGTTACCGTAAAGCAGAACCGGTTTTAGCAGAAGATACTAGTGAAGAAACAGTAACAGTAGAGTAA
- a CDS encoding 50S ribosomal protein L7ae-like protein → MSYEKVAQAKEIIVGTKQAVKALKTGHVLEVVIAEDADPKVTAKVVQAAIDLNVPVNKVDSMKKLGKSCGIDVGAAAVAIIQ, encoded by the coding sequence ATGTCTTATGAAAAAGTAGCGCAGGCTAAAGAAATTATTGTAGGAACAAAGCAAGCAGTGAAAGCTCTAAAAACAGGTCATGTACTCGAAGTTGTGATTGCGGAGGATGCTGATCCCAAGGTTACAGCAAAAGTAGTCCAGGCCGCGATTGATCTTAATGTACCGGTTAACAAAGTGGACTCGATGAAGAAACTTGGTAAATCGTGCGGAATAGATGTTGGAGCAGCAGCTGTTGCGATTATACAGTAA
- the rplC gene encoding 50S ribosomal protein L3, whose protein sequence is MTKGILGRKIGMTQVFAENGDLIPVTVIEAAQNVVLQKKSTDVDGYEAIQVGFEDKREKLSNKPERGHVAKAETAPKRFIREIRGVNVEEYEVGQEVKVDIFAAGEIVDVTGVSKGKGFQGAIKRHNQSRGPMSHGSRYHRRPGSMGPVDPNRVFKGKLLPGRMGGEQITIQNLEIVKVDAERNLILVKGNVPGPKKQLIKVKSAIKAN, encoded by the coding sequence ATGACCAAAGGAATCTTAGGAAGAAAGATTGGTATGACTCAAGTTTTCGCTGAAAACGGTGATCTTATCCCTGTAACTGTTATCGAGGCTGCTCAAAACGTGGTACTTCAAAAGAAATCTACAGACGTTGATGGCTACGAAGCTATCCAAGTAGGTTTTGAAGACAAACGTGAAAAGCTTTCTAACAAACCAGAGAGAGGCCACGTTGCTAAAGCTGAAACTGCTCCTAAGCGCTTCATCCGTGAAATCCGCGGTGTAAACGTAGAAGAGTACGAAGTTGGTCAAGAAGTCAAAGTTGATATTTTCGCTGCAGGCGAAATCGTAGATGTAACAGGAGTTTCAAAAGGTAAAGGTTTCCAAGGTGCTATCAAGCGTCACAACCAATCACGCGGACCTATGTCCCATGGTTCTCGTTACCACCGTCGTCCCGGTTCAATGGGTCCTGTTGATCCAAACCGTGTATTCAAAGGTAAATTACTACCTGGACGTATGGGCGGAGAGCAAATTACAATTCAAAACCTTGAAATTGTAAAAGTTGATGCTGAACGTAACCTTATCTTAGTTAAAGGTAATGTACCTGGACCTAAGAAACAACTGATCAAAGTAAAGTCAGCTATTAAAGCAAACTAA
- the rpsJ gene encoding 30S ribosomal protein S10, translating to MAKQKIRIRLKAYDHRILDQSAEKIVETAKRSGAAVSGPIPLPTEKSVYTILRAVHKYKDSREQFEMRTHKRLIDIVNPTPQTVDALMRLDLPSGVDIEIKL from the coding sequence ATGGCAAAACAAAAGATTCGTATCCGTTTAAAGGCTTATGATCACAGAATCCTTGATCAATCAGCTGAGAAAATTGTTGAAACAGCAAAACGTTCTGGTGCGGCGGTTTCTGGACCGATCCCACTACCGACTGAAAAGTCTGTTTACACAATCCTACGTGCTGTGCACAAATACAAAGATTCTCGTGAGCAATTCGAAATGCGTACTCATAAACGCTTAATCGACATTGTAAATCCGACACCACAAACAGTTGATGCGCTTATGCGTTTAGACTTACCATCAGGTGTAGATATCGAAATCAAACTTTAA
- the rpsG gene encoding 30S ribosomal protein S7 — protein MPRKGPVAKRDVLPDPMYNSKLVTRLINKIMIDGKRGKAQKKLYAAFDIISERSGKDAMEVFDAALKNIMPVLEVKARRVGGSNYQVPVEVRPERRTTLGLRWLVNYSRLRGEKTMEERLANEILDAANNTGASVKKREDTHKMAEANKAFAHYRW, from the coding sequence ATGCCACGTAAAGGTCCTGTAGCAAAAAGAGACGTTTTACCTGATCCAATGTACAATTCTAAATTAGTTACTCGTTTAATCAACAAAATCATGATTGACGGTAAAAGAGGTAAAGCTCAAAAGAAATTATACGCAGCGTTTGATATCATTAGCGAGCGTTCAGGTAAAGATGCAATGGAAGTATTCGATGCAGCTTTAAAAAATATCATGCCGGTATTAGAAGTAAAAGCTCGTCGTGTAGGTGGTTCAAACTATCAAGTACCTGTAGAGGTGCGTCCAGAGCGTCGTACTACATTAGGTCTTCGTTGGTTAGTAAACTACTCTCGTCTTCGCGGTGAGAAGACAATGGAAGAGCGTTTAGCTAACGAAATCCTTGATGCAGCTAACAACACTGGAGCTTCTGTCAAGAAGCGTGAAGATACACACAAGATGGCTGAAGCGAACAAAGCGTTTGCTCACTATCGTTGGTAA
- the fusA gene encoding elongation factor G, with protein sequence MPREFSLENTRNIGIMAHIDAGKTTATERILFYTGRIHKIGETHEGASQMDWMEQEQERGITITSAATTAQWKGHRINIIDTPGHVDFTVEVERSLRVLDGAVAVLDAQSGVEPQTETVWRQATTYGVPRVVFVNKMDKIGADFLYSVGTLHERLQANAHPIQLPIGAEDDFEGIIDLVEMKAYFYEDDLGTRAEARDIPEEYKDQAEEYRGKLIEAVSELDEELMMKYLEGEELSNQEIKAAIRAATLTVEFYPVVCGSAFKNKGVQLLIDSVIDYLPAPTDVEDIKGFVPDTEEEVTRPSADDAPFSALAFKVATDPYVGKLTFFRVYSGTLDSGSYVRNSSKGKRERVGRILQMHANSREEISTVYAGDIAAAVGLKDTSTGDTLCDEKSLVILESMVFPEPVISLSVEPKSKADQDKMTTALQKLQEEDPTFRAHTDQETGQVIIAGMGELHLDIIVDRMRREFKVEANVGAPQVSYRETFRDTAKVEGKFARQSGGRGQFGHVWIEFSPNEEGKGFEFENGIVGGVVPREYIPAVQAGLSDALENGVLAGFPLVDVKARLFDGSYHDVDSSEMAFKIAASMALKNAASKCKPVILEPMMKVEVVIPEEYLGDIMGDVTSRRGRVEGMEARGNAQVVKAFVPLSEMFGYATSLRSNTQGRGTYSMHFDHYEEVPKSISEEIIKKNKGE encoded by the coding sequence ATGCCTAGAGAGTTCTCCTTAGAAAACACTCGTAATATCGGTATCATGGCTCACATCGATGCCGGTAAAACAACTGCAACTGAGCGTATCCTATTTTATACAGGTCGTATCCATAAAATTGGAGAAACTCACGAAGGTGCTTCTCAAATGGACTGGATGGAGCAAGAGCAAGAACGTGGTATCACTATCACTTCTGCTGCGACAACAGCTCAATGGAAAGGCCATCGTATCAACATCATCGATACACCGGGTCACGTAGACTTCACTGTTGAAGTTGAACGTTCCCTGCGTGTACTTGATGGTGCAGTAGCAGTACTTGATGCTCAATCTGGTGTTGAGCCTCAAACTGAAACTGTATGGCGCCAAGCAACTACTTACGGGGTTCCCCGTGTAGTGTTCGTTAACAAAATGGACAAAATCGGTGCTGACTTCCTTTACTCTGTAGGTACACTACATGAGCGTCTACAAGCTAATGCACATCCTATTCAGCTTCCAATCGGTGCTGAGGATGACTTCGAAGGAATCATCGACTTAGTAGAAATGAAAGCATATTTTTATGAAGATGACCTTGGAACTCGCGCAGAAGCTCGTGACATTCCTGAAGAGTACAAAGATCAAGCTGAAGAATACCGTGGAAAACTTATTGAAGCAGTATCTGAACTTGATGAAGAGCTTATGATGAAATACTTAGAAGGCGAAGAGCTTTCTAACCAAGAAATCAAAGCTGCTATCCGTGCGGCTACACTAACTGTCGAGTTCTACCCGGTAGTATGTGGATCTGCATTCAAAAACAAAGGGGTTCAATTACTAATTGACTCAGTTATCGATTATCTTCCAGCACCAACAGATGTTGAAGATATCAAAGGTTTTGTACCTGACACAGAAGAAGAAGTAACTCGTCCATCTGCTGACGATGCTCCATTCTCTGCATTAGCGTTCAAAGTTGCAACTGACCCTTATGTTGGTAAATTAACATTCTTCCGTGTGTACTCAGGAACATTAGATTCTGGTTCATACGTAAGAAACTCTTCTAAAGGTAAACGTGAACGTGTAGGACGTATCCTGCAAATGCACGCTAACTCCCGTGAAGAGATCTCTACTGTATACGCTGGAGACATTGCAGCAGCAGTTGGTCTGAAAGATACAAGTACTGGAGATACACTATGTGATGAAAAGAGCCTTGTTATCTTAGAATCCATGGTATTCCCAGAGCCGGTTATCTCTCTATCCGTTGAGCCTAAATCAAAGGCTGACCAAGATAAAATGACGACTGCTCTTCAAAAACTTCAAGAGGAAGATCCAACATTCCGCGCGCATACTGACCAGGAAACAGGTCAAGTTATCATCGCCGGTATGGGTGAGCTTCACTTAGATATCATCGTTGACCGTATGAGACGTGAATTCAAAGTAGAAGCAAACGTAGGTGCTCCTCAAGTATCTTACCGTGAAACTTTCCGTGATACGGCTAAAGTTGAAGGTAAGTTCGCCCGTCAATCTGGTGGACGTGGACAATTCGGACACGTTTGGATCGAATTCTCACCTAACGAAGAAGGTAAAGGATTCGAATTCGAGAACGGTATCGTCGGTGGTGTAGTTCCTCGTGAATACATCCCTGCTGTACAAGCCGGTCTATCTGACGCTTTAGAAAATGGTGTCTTAGCTGGTTTCCCACTTGTTGATGTTAAAGCAAGATTATTCGATGGTTCATACCATGACGTCGACTCATCTGAGATGGCGTTCAAAATCGCCGCATCAATGGCCCTTAAGAATGCTGCTTCTAAATGTAAGCCAGTCATCCTTGAGCCAATGATGAAGGTTGAGGTTGTTATCCCTGAGGAATACCTTGGAGATATCATGGGTGACGTTACTTCCCGTCGTGGACGCGTAGAAGGTATGGAAGCACGCGGTAACGCTCAAGTCGTTAAAGCGTTCGTACCTCTATCAGAAATGTTTGGATATGCGACTTCCCTTCGTTCTAACACACAAGGACGTGGAACATACTCCATGCACTTCGATCACTACGAAGAAGTACCTAAGTCGATTTCTGAAGAAATCATCAAAAAAAATAAAGGTGAATAA
- the rplD gene encoding 50S ribosomal protein L4, producing the protein MPKVALFNQSGSKVGDIELNDTVFGIEPNTHVMTEAVLMQRASLRQGNHKVKNRSEVRGGGRKPWRQKGTGRARQGSIRSPQWRGGGTVFGPVPRSYSYKLPKKVRRLAIKSALSSKVVEENILVLEALSFDAPKTKEFASVLKGLSVDSKTLVITDGLDENVALSARNIPGVTVVTAEGISVLDVLGHDKLVMTKSAVEKVEEVLA; encoded by the coding sequence ATGCCGAAAGTAGCATTATTTAACCAAAGCGGTTCTAAAGTTGGTGATATCGAACTTAATGACACTGTTTTTGGTATTGAACCAAACACACACGTGATGACTGAAGCAGTATTGATGCAAAGAGCGTCTTTACGCCAAGGTAATCATAAAGTAAAAAATCGTTCTGAAGTACGTGGCGGTGGGCGTAAGCCTTGGCGTCAAAAAGGAACAGGTCGTGCTCGTCAAGGGTCAATCCGTTCTCCACAATGGCGCGGTGGTGGTACTGTATTTGGACCAGTTCCACGCAGCTACAGCTACAAACTTCCTAAGAAAGTTCGTCGCTTAGCGATTAAATCTGCACTTTCTTCTAAAGTTGTAGAAGAAAACATCTTAGTATTAGAAGCATTATCATTCGATGCTCCTAAAACAAAAGAATTTGCTAGCGTTCTAAAAGGTCTTTCTGTTGATTCTAAAACATTAGTAATCACTGACGGTCTTGACGAAAACGTAGCACTTTCAGCTCGTAACATCCCTGGTGTAACTGTTGTTACTGCAGAAGGAATTAGCGTTCTGGATGTATTAGGACATGACAAACTAGTGATGACTAAATCAGCTGTTGAAAAAGTAGAGGAGGTGCTCGCATAA
- the rpsL gene encoding 30S ribosomal protein S12, translating to MPTINQLVRKPRQSKSTKSKSPALNKGYNSFKKVHTNLSSPQKRGVCTRVGTMTPKKPNSALRKYARVRLTNGIEVTAYIPGIGHNLQEHSVVLIRGGRVKDLPGVRYHIVRGALDTAGVDGRMQGRSKYGTKRPKAAKK from the coding sequence ATGCCAACTATTAACCAATTAGTTCGCAAGCCTCGTCAGTCAAAATCAACTAAATCAAAGTCACCAGCTCTTAACAAAGGTTATAACAGCTTTAAGAAGGTGCACACGAACTTGTCTTCTCCACAAAAACGTGGTGTATGTACTCGTGTTGGTACAATGACTCCAAAGAAACCGAACTCGGCGCTACGTAAATATGCACGTGTTCGTTTAACAAATGGAATCGAGGTTACTGCTTACATCCCTGGTATCGGACATAACCTTCAAGAGCACAGTGTTGTTCTTATCCGTGGAGGACGTGTAAAGGATTTACCGGGAGTACGTTATCACATCGTACGTGGTGCGCTTGATACAGCTGGAGTTGACGGCCGTATGCAAGGACGTTCTAAATACGGAACTAAGCGCCCTAAAGCAGCTAAAAAATAA